From Methylopila sp. M107, a single genomic window includes:
- a CDS encoding nitrite/sulfite reductase, which produces MYRYDEFDRDFVDGRVAQFSDQVERRLSGELTEEQFRPLRLMNGLYLQLHAYMLRIAVPYGTLSSKQMRMLAHIAREYDRDYGHFTTRQNLQFNWPALKDMPEILRKLASVEMHALQTSGNCIRNVTADHFAGAAADEVADPRPYAEILRQWSSIHPEFSYLPRKFKLAVTGSPNDRAAIQLHDIGLEVKKNEAGELGFAVYVGGGQGRTPMIAHKVRDFLPEEDLLAYCEAIMRVYNLHGRRDNKYKARIKILVHETGATEITKQIEAEFAEVRKTELLQLPEEEIERITAYFAPPELPEKPARSGAFEEAKADSRDFAAFAQNNVAAHKVPGYGIVTISLKPIGGIPGDATADQMDVSADLAERFSQSELRVSHEQNLVLAHVALDDMPALYAELVSHGLATGNAGLVTDIIACPGLDYCALANARSINIAQDLSNRFGSPERQTEIGELKIKISGCINACGHHHVGHIGLLGVDKRGEEVYQITLGGSGAEDASVGALVGPGFTGDEVVDAVETVVDTYLKLREGPDETFLTAVRRLGQKPFKEALYGAA; this is translated from the coding sequence ATGTATCGCTACGATGAGTTCGACCGCGACTTCGTCGACGGTCGCGTCGCCCAGTTCTCGGACCAGGTCGAGCGCCGCCTTTCGGGCGAGCTGACCGAGGAGCAGTTCCGTCCGCTTCGTCTGATGAACGGCCTCTACCTGCAGCTTCACGCCTACATGCTCCGGATCGCGGTGCCCTACGGCACGCTGTCCTCGAAGCAGATGCGCATGCTCGCCCACATCGCGCGCGAATACGACCGCGACTACGGCCACTTCACCACGCGCCAGAACCTGCAGTTCAACTGGCCGGCGCTGAAGGACATGCCCGAAATCCTGAGGAAGCTCGCTTCCGTCGAGATGCATGCGCTGCAGACCTCCGGAAACTGCATCCGCAACGTCACCGCCGATCACTTCGCCGGCGCCGCCGCCGACGAGGTCGCGGACCCGCGTCCTTACGCGGAGATTCTTCGGCAGTGGTCGTCGATCCACCCCGAATTCTCCTACCTGCCGCGCAAGTTTAAGCTGGCCGTCACCGGCTCGCCGAACGACCGCGCCGCGATCCAGCTGCACGACATCGGGCTCGAGGTGAAGAAGAACGAGGCCGGCGAGCTCGGCTTCGCGGTCTATGTCGGCGGCGGCCAGGGCCGCACCCCGATGATCGCCCACAAGGTTCGGGACTTCCTGCCCGAGGAAGACCTGCTCGCCTATTGCGAGGCGATCATGCGCGTCTACAACCTTCACGGGCGCCGCGACAATAAGTACAAGGCTCGGATCAAGATCCTGGTGCACGAGACCGGCGCGACCGAGATCACCAAGCAGATCGAGGCGGAGTTCGCCGAGGTCCGGAAGACCGAGCTGCTCCAGCTCCCCGAGGAGGAGATCGAGCGGATCACGGCCTATTTCGCGCCGCCGGAACTGCCCGAGAAGCCGGCGCGGTCCGGCGCCTTCGAGGAAGCCAAGGCCGACAGCCGTGATTTTGCGGCTTTCGCGCAGAACAACGTCGCGGCCCACAAGGTCCCGGGCTACGGCATCGTGACGATCTCGCTGAAGCCCATCGGCGGCATTCCGGGCGACGCCACCGCCGACCAGATGGACGTCTCGGCCGATCTCGCGGAGCGGTTTTCCCAGTCGGAGCTGCGCGTCAGCCACGAGCAGAACCTCGTGCTCGCCCATGTCGCGCTCGACGACATGCCGGCGCTCTACGCCGAACTCGTCTCCCACGGGCTCGCGACCGGCAACGCCGGCCTCGTCACCGACATCATCGCCTGCCCCGGCCTCGACTATTGCGCGCTGGCCAACGCCCGCTCGATCAACATCGCGCAGGACCTGTCCAACCGCTTCGGCAGCCCGGAGCGGCAGACCGAGATCGGCGAGCTCAAGATCAAGATTTCCGGCTGCATCAACGCCTGCGGTCACCACCATGTCGGCCATATCGGCCTGCTCGGCGTCGATAAGCGCGGCGAGGAGGTCTACCAGATCACGCTCGGCGGCTCCGGCGCGGAGGACGCGTCGGTTGGCGCGCTCGTCGGCCCCGGCTTCACCGGCGACGAGGTCGTCGACGCCGTCGAAACCGTGGTCGACACCTATCTGAAGCTCCGCGAAGGCCCGGACGAGACCTTCCTGACCGCCGTTCGCCGGCTCG
- a CDS encoding DUF2849 domain-containing protein, whose product MSAPIQKSASKRKAATQVVTANRLIDGVVVYLDADGGWSDRIGQAVVLEADADIEAALATGQKAVEAQIIVEAYAIDVARDADGALRPLRLREVIRAFGPTVRDDLARSVAA is encoded by the coding sequence ATGTCAGCTCCCATCCAGAAGTCGGCCTCCAAGCGAAAGGCCGCAACCCAGGTCGTCACCGCCAACCGTCTGATCGACGGCGTTGTGGTCTATCTCGACGCCGACGGCGGCTGGTCCGACCGCATCGGGCAGGCGGTCGTGCTCGAGGCCGACGCCGACATCGAGGCCGCGCTCGCGACCGGCCAGAAGGCGGTGGAGGCTCAGATCATCGTCGAGGCCTATGCGATCGACGTCGCGCGGGACGCCGACGGGGCTCTGCGCCCCTTGCGCCTGCGCGAAGTGATCCGCGCGTTCGGGCCGACCGTCCGCGATGATCTGGCCCGCTCGGTCGCGGCCTGA
- the cysG gene encoding siroheme synthase CysG, with protein sequence MARLTAFPAFHKVSGRTVLIVGSGAAAAAKARLLGETDARLRIVAEAPGDELLGDAARLGAEVLHARFDVAHLDDVALAFAATEDETEDRRIADAARLARVPVNVVDRPELCDFTTPALVNRAPLAVAIGTDGAAPVLARHVRARVEAMLSPELGRLTSLAESLRGAVADMIPHGEARRRFWAKLFDGPVAARALSGDVAGARAEAVRMMSAEPDVAGFVWLVGAGPGATDLLTLRAQRVLQEADVIVHDALVPPDLIAMGRRDAHRISVGKRKGRHEVTQGEIGEILVREAKAGRRVVRLKGGDPMVFGRVGEEMAALSAAGVPHEIVPGVTAAFAAAASAKAPLTLRGLSSSLVFATGHDLDGRTLPDWAGLALGGATVAVYMGRTVAGAVAERLVEAGLSLDTPVAAVENASRADETIFAGTLRDLPALADRGDVTGPVLILIGRALAEAEQVDAAPIVPETARRTSAA encoded by the coding sequence ATGGCTCGACTGACGGCGTTTCCCGCCTTCCACAAAGTGTCCGGACGCACCGTGCTGATCGTGGGATCGGGCGCGGCTGCCGCGGCGAAGGCGCGCCTTCTCGGCGAGACCGACGCGCGCCTGCGGATCGTCGCGGAAGCGCCGGGCGACGAATTGCTCGGCGACGCCGCGCGACTCGGAGCGGAAGTTCTGCATGCGCGGTTCGACGTCGCGCATCTTGATGACGTCGCGCTGGCTTTCGCCGCGACCGAAGACGAGACGGAAGATCGCCGGATCGCGGACGCTGCGCGTCTCGCTCGCGTTCCGGTCAACGTCGTGGACCGCCCGGAGCTCTGCGACTTCACCACGCCGGCCCTCGTCAACCGGGCGCCGCTCGCGGTCGCGATCGGCACCGACGGCGCGGCCCCGGTATTGGCGCGCCATGTGCGCGCGCGGGTCGAGGCGATGCTGTCGCCCGAGCTCGGCCGGCTGACGTCGCTGGCCGAAAGCCTGCGCGGCGCGGTCGCGGACATGATCCCGCATGGCGAGGCCCGCCGCCGGTTCTGGGCGAAGCTGTTCGACGGTCCCGTCGCGGCGCGGGCCCTGTCGGGCGACGTGGCGGGCGCACGGGCCGAGGCCGTCCGGATGATGTCGGCCGAGCCCGACGTCGCGGGCTTCGTCTGGCTGGTCGGGGCCGGCCCCGGCGCGACCGACCTGCTGACGCTGCGCGCCCAGCGCGTGCTGCAGGAGGCGGACGTCATCGTCCATGACGCGCTGGTGCCACCCGACCTGATCGCCATGGGCCGCCGTGACGCCCACCGGATTTCGGTCGGCAAGCGCAAGGGACGCCACGAGGTCACGCAAGGCGAGATCGGCGAGATTCTGGTTCGCGAGGCGAAGGCCGGCCGCCGGGTCGTGCGGTTGAAGGGCGGCGACCCGATGGTGTTCGGCCGCGTCGGCGAAGAGATGGCGGCGCTTAGCGCCGCCGGCGTGCCGCACGAGATCGTGCCGGGCGTGACGGCCGCGTTCGCCGCGGCGGCCTCCGCCAAGGCCCCGCTGACGCTGCGCGGGCTCTCGTCCAGCCTCGTCTTCGCCACCGGCCATGATCTCGACGGCCGCACGCTGCCCGATTGGGCGGGACTTGCGCTTGGAGGCGCGACGGTCGCTGTCTATATGGGAAGAACGGTGGCGGGCGCCGTCGCCGAACGCCTCGTCGAGGCTGGCCTCTCGCTCGACACGCCGGTCGCGGCGGTGGAGAACGCCAGCCGCGCCGACGAGACGATCTTCGCCGGGACGCTGCGCGATCTGCCGGCTCTTGCGGACCGCGGCGACGTCACCGGTCCCGTGCTCATTCTCATAGGCCGGGCGCTGGCGGAGGCCGAACAGGTCGACGCCGCGCCCATCGTCCCCGAAACCGCGCGCCGGACGAGCGCTGCGTAA
- a CDS encoding LacI family DNA-binding transcriptional regulator, with the protein MGDVARLAGVSAMTVSRALRRDASVSARTRARVLEVVDEIGYVPDKAAGSLSSGRSGLVAVIFPTLVLPLFAYVAKGLGETISQSGLELQIAASDYSADREEEILRSMLRRRPEAVAIAGVGHTAKTARLLQGAGIPVVEFLDGADPAIDSLIGLDLTAVSRATVEYLAARGRKRLAVASPRSDAGRRAERRVQSLAEAARAHGLPEPAVFQQGSSIQPVEQGARSAQAMIASGESYDALILMTDYAAIGAVRELENAGVQVPSDMAVFGFGDCEVARYVRPSITTVGFNPAAAGVEIGKIILSALDAARQGAERQTYRLMLDFQIYERESA; encoded by the coding sequence ATGGGCGACGTCGCCAGGCTCGCAGGCGTTTCGGCGATGACCGTCAGCCGCGCGCTCCGACGCGACGCATCCGTGTCGGCGCGCACGCGTGCGCGCGTGCTGGAGGTGGTCGATGAAATTGGCTACGTGCCCGACAAGGCGGCGGGTTCGCTGTCGTCAGGCAGATCTGGCCTCGTCGCCGTGATCTTCCCGACCCTCGTGCTTCCCCTTTTCGCATATGTCGCGAAGGGCCTGGGCGAGACGATTTCGCAGTCCGGCCTCGAACTTCAGATCGCTGCGTCCGACTACAGCGCGGATCGCGAGGAAGAAATTCTGCGCTCGATGCTGCGCCGTCGACCCGAGGCGGTGGCGATCGCGGGCGTCGGACACACCGCGAAGACCGCGCGGCTGCTTCAGGGCGCCGGCATACCGGTCGTCGAGTTTCTCGACGGGGCGGACCCGGCGATCGACAGTCTTATCGGGCTCGACCTCACGGCCGTCAGCCGGGCGACGGTCGAGTATCTCGCCGCCCGCGGGCGCAAACGCCTCGCCGTGGCGTCCCCGCGCAGCGACGCCGGACGACGCGCTGAGCGTCGCGTCCAGTCGCTTGCGGAAGCCGCGCGGGCCCATGGCCTGCCGGAGCCTGCGGTCTTCCAGCAGGGCAGTTCGATCCAGCCGGTCGAGCAGGGCGCCCGCAGCGCGCAGGCGATGATCGCCAGCGGCGAGTCGTACGACGCTCTGATCCTCATGACGGACTACGCCGCGATCGGCGCCGTCAGGGAACTCGAGAACGCGGGAGTGCAGGTGCCGTCCGATATGGCCGTGTTCGGCTTTGGGGATTGCGAGGTCGCGAGGTACGTGCGGCCGTCCATCACCACAGTGGGCTTCAATCCGGCGGCGGCCGGCGTCGAGATCGGCAAGATCATCCTGTCGGCGCTGGATGCGGCGCGGCAGGGCGCCGAGCGGCAGACCTACCGGCTGATGCTCGATTTCCAGATCTATGAGCGCGAAAGCGCCTGA
- a CDS encoding efflux RND transporter periplasmic adaptor subunit: MIRPVAPSSSSRLLRLGALGLALAVSGGVALAQGGAPGPMPVSVANPIKKKVSEVAEFTGRFEASERVDVRAQVSGQLVEVAFKDGAQVKKGDLLFKIDPRPYQNALEQAQSAVTTANATIQLTKADVDRAKDLIRTGNITDQVAQQRQQAYQQALASLQSAQAQVATAKLNLEWTDVRAPIEGRIGRKLVTEGNLIASGASSSVLTTIVGIKPIYFYFDVDEQSYLRYMNFVREGKIKQEDGGAPVKIALPDSPKFTIDGRIDFADNQLDQQTGTLRLRATVPNQDGFLTSGVFGRLQLTSSPEYDAVLIPDAAILSDQTRKIVMTVDKDNKVVPKVVELGQANDGMRVIRSGLTEEDVVIVNGLMRARPGAEVAPQKVDPTKPDKQAAAEPKK, encoded by the coding sequence ATGATCCGACCAGTCGCTCCTTCATCGTCGAGCAGGCTCTTGCGGCTCGGCGCGCTGGGGCTGGCCCTCGCCGTCTCGGGCGGCGTCGCGCTGGCGCAAGGCGGCGCCCCGGGGCCGATGCCGGTCTCTGTGGCGAACCCGATCAAGAAGAAGGTCTCCGAGGTCGCCGAGTTCACCGGCCGGTTCGAAGCGTCCGAGCGGGTCGACGTCCGCGCCCAGGTGAGCGGGCAGCTCGTAGAGGTCGCCTTCAAGGACGGCGCTCAGGTCAAGAAGGGCGACCTGCTGTTCAAGATCGACCCGAGGCCGTACCAGAATGCGCTCGAGCAGGCGCAATCGGCGGTGACGACGGCCAACGCGACGATCCAGCTGACCAAGGCCGACGTCGACCGCGCCAAGGACCTGATCCGCACCGGCAACATCACCGACCAGGTCGCCCAGCAACGCCAGCAGGCCTATCAGCAGGCGCTCGCGAGCCTGCAGTCGGCGCAGGCGCAGGTGGCGACCGCGAAGCTCAATCTCGAATGGACCGACGTCCGCGCGCCGATCGAGGGCCGCATCGGCCGCAAGCTCGTGACGGAAGGCAACCTGATCGCTTCCGGCGCATCGTCCAGCGTGCTCACCACGATCGTCGGCATCAAGCCGATCTACTTCTACTTCGACGTCGATGAGCAGAGCTACCTGCGCTACATGAACTTCGTCCGCGAAGGCAAGATCAAGCAGGAGGACGGCGGCGCGCCCGTGAAGATCGCGCTGCCGGATTCGCCGAAGTTCACGATCGACGGCCGCATCGACTTCGCCGACAACCAGCTCGACCAGCAGACCGGCACGCTGCGTCTTCGCGCGACCGTTCCGAACCAGGACGGCTTCCTGACGTCCGGCGTGTTCGGCCGCCTGCAGCTGACCTCCAGCCCCGAATATGACGCGGTCCTGATTCCGGACGCCGCGATCCTGTCCGACCAGACGCGCAAGATCGTGATGACGGTCGACAAGGATAACAAGGTCGTCCCCAAGGTCGTCGAACTCGGCCAGGCCAATGACGGCATGCGGGTGATCCGGTCCGGGCTCACCGAAGAGGATGTCGTCATCGTCAACGGGCTGATGCGCGCGAGACCGGGCGCGGAGGTCGCGCCGCAGAAGGTCGATCCGACCAAGCCGGACAAGCAGGCTGCGGCCGAGCCGAAGAAGTAA